In a single window of the Streptomyces sp. NBC_00285 genome:
- a CDS encoding toxin-antitoxin system, toxin component family protein yields the protein MDIAGARRSAARIASALRRTRATSAMRDLVTHLTTAIRARPRPPAGVPELCRALCQEMSARRGGRPVELRFERIPDEIAVTGLWVEFQDFDLVIVEERAEEMQQLVILGHELWHLHARHAHHHTAAAHALAGRPGWDSVALTVAARNGSREADEAEADDFGHRLAAAFRLSVPSPGSAVRPDTVQRSLGYRGGRAR from the coding sequence ATGGACATCGCGGGCGCGCGCAGAAGTGCGGCCCGGATCGCCTCGGCGCTACGGCGCACCCGTGCGACCTCGGCCATGCGCGATCTGGTCACCCACCTCACCACCGCGATCCGTGCGAGACCCCGTCCCCCGGCCGGCGTGCCGGAGCTGTGCCGGGCCCTGTGCCAGGAGATGAGCGCCCGCCGCGGAGGGCGGCCCGTCGAGCTGCGCTTCGAGCGGATCCCCGACGAGATCGCGGTCACCGGACTGTGGGTGGAGTTCCAGGACTTCGACCTCGTCATCGTGGAGGAACGAGCCGAAGAGATGCAGCAACTGGTCATATTGGGCCATGAGTTGTGGCATCTGCACGCCAGGCACGCCCACCATCACACGGCCGCGGCCCACGCGCTCGCCGGCCGGCCCGGCTGGGACTCCGTCGCCCTGACCGTGGCCGCCCGCAACGGCTCCCGCGAGGCGGACGAGGCCGAGGCCGACGACTTCGGTCACCGGCTGGCGGCGGCGTTCCGGCTGTCGGTACCCTCGCCGGGCTCCGCGGTGCGGCCCGACACCGTCCAGAGATCCCTCGGCTACCGCGGAGGCCGAGCCCGGTGA
- a CDS encoding MAB_1171c family putative transporter — MTHPALAQHTAASITGLYVSFWLPGLVLTAALVIKLPSILKLWRDPLLRAVAGLLLFACAVFVFAAPSTIAWTNRVTGVPNIAAPWVYSLLTALCASWLLLVVHWRNGRTERNARTRRATRWVICAYAGVVVLLWVLFALADVPVEQIRNLDTYYANTPYMREMILLYLLGHMVASLVTSRLVWNWIRTDGLDAWLRWGLRFLGAGFATNLLFSLAKLTAVGARWTGHDLDWLNTNIAPSAACIAATLVAVGFIVPHSGQYLHERWLVRRRHRTLRPLARLVRTVAGSREPLALRATPEMRLIRRETFIRDALLQLARFLDEGLRVRAHRAALDLGLDRGRAQALAAAVTILDAVETRRSDPDAPGTGDTDTLYLLQEIQAVSEALHRTDEIKAVRAAAAVPAESMSTHE; from the coding sequence GTGACCCACCCAGCCCTGGCGCAGCACACGGCCGCCTCCATCACCGGCCTGTACGTCTCCTTCTGGCTCCCCGGCCTGGTCCTCACCGCCGCCCTGGTGATCAAACTGCCCAGCATCCTCAAGCTGTGGCGGGACCCGCTGCTGCGCGCCGTGGCCGGCCTGCTGCTGTTCGCCTGCGCGGTGTTCGTCTTCGCGGCCCCCAGCACCATCGCCTGGACGAACCGCGTCACCGGCGTCCCCAACATCGCCGCACCCTGGGTGTACTCGCTGCTCACCGCGCTCTGCGCGTCCTGGCTGCTGCTGGTCGTGCACTGGCGCAACGGCCGCACCGAGCGCAACGCCCGGACCCGGCGGGCGACCCGCTGGGTGATCTGCGCGTACGCGGGTGTGGTCGTCCTGCTGTGGGTGCTGTTCGCGCTCGCCGACGTGCCCGTGGAGCAGATCCGGAACCTGGACACGTACTACGCCAACACGCCGTACATGCGGGAGATGATCCTTCTCTACCTGCTCGGGCACATGGTGGCCAGCCTGGTCACCTCGCGCCTGGTGTGGAACTGGATCCGCACCGACGGTCTCGACGCCTGGCTGCGCTGGGGGCTGCGGTTCCTCGGGGCGGGCTTCGCGACGAACCTGCTGTTCAGCCTCGCCAAGCTCACGGCGGTCGGAGCCCGCTGGACCGGGCACGACCTGGACTGGCTGAACACCAACATCGCGCCGTCGGCCGCCTGCATCGCCGCCACGCTCGTCGCGGTCGGCTTCATCGTCCCGCACTCCGGCCAGTACCTTCACGAGCGCTGGCTGGTGCGCCGCCGCCACCGCACGCTCAGGCCCCTGGCCCGGCTGGTGCGGACCGTCGCGGGCAGCCGCGAACCGCTCGCCCTGCGCGCCACCCCCGAGATGCGGCTGATCCGCCGCGAGACGTTCATCCGCGACGCCCTCCTCCAGCTGGCGCGCTTCCTCGACGAGGGGCTGCGCGTCCGCGCCCACCGGGCAGCCCTCGATCTCGGCCTCGACCGTGGCCGGGCCCAGGCCCTCGCCGCCGCCGTGACGATCCTGGACGCCGTCGAGACCAGGCGCAGCGACCCGGACGCTCCCGGCACGGGCGACACCGACACCCTCTACCTGTTGCAGGAGATCCAGGCCGTGTCCGAGGCCCTGCACCGAACCGACGAGATCAAGGCGGTCCGCGCCGCAGCGGCCGTCCCGGCAGAGAGCATGTCCACGCATGAGTGA